The stretch of DNA TGTAGTGCTGCTATACTCAatcctctcctggtgaagaagaaggacccaGGCTGCCCAACCATCACATGCTCAATCGGGACTCAACATGTTTCTTGCGGCGCGTATTGTTTGTTGACCATAACTAATGAACCCAGTTAGCATAGGGAACATATTCTAAATATATATGAAAAAGGTATGTTTCTTTCTCTTGTTTGAGagaacttttgaaaatattattACTGTTATTGTATTATCTTATTTATAGTGAAACTAGTTGGGAAGAAGTTGTTAATAAGAGATTGCCCGGAGAAATAGGTAAAAGAAATTTGCATCCAAGATTTCATAACTGATATTTCTCAAACGCTCTATGCGACATGGGAGCAAGTGTCAGTGTCATGCCTAAGGTGGTCTATGACTGCCTTAATCATCATGcgcttgcccctactgccatgtgtttgcagctagtgGACCAATCGGTTCGCTACTCTGCGGGAGTAGCGGAGAACATTCCGGtgaaaatccggaacttccttATTCCCGTAGACTTCGTcgtcctcgacatggaagtTGACACCAAGACACCTCTCATTCTTGGGAGGCCGTTCTTGAGTACCGCAAACGCAAGTATTGATGTGGGAACTGGAGAAattcagctcaacatcaatggtcaGAAGGAGACATTCACCTTCAAgccgaaggtcgaacaatgtTCTCAAGTCAAGACAATCAACCGGAAAAAGAAATCCGAGAAAAAGCCGGAGAAGCCGTCCATCCCACCTATCAAAGCCCTCATTAAGTACGTAGAAAGTCTACTGGATTCAAGAGGAGGCGAAGCAAATTAATCTTCACAACTATAGAAATGCGAGAGAAGGATCCAATGTAAGAAATTTCTAGAATCGGGAAAGAAAGAGGTCGAATCaaaacccacacccaagaaggtTTGGCGGAAGAAAGGGTCGTCGTCAGGAACTCCACCCAGCGACGACAAACGAACCAAAGAGAAGGAGAGTCCAgctccggactcaaaacccgagcccgcTCCATGAGGTTCATAGTATGTAGGATAGTTTAAATTCTTGCATAAACTTTATTCTATCTCTGCATAAGCATATTTGTTTTCAACCAAAGCATGTTTCAACCAAAGAACTtaacaaaaaatttcaaaaaaattcggcCAAATGTCAGCAGGGGACATTTTGGCCAGGAGCAGCAGGGGACAGCATGCTGGAGTGCATATGGAGCAAGGTTAAAAAGACGAGGTGCAGATCGTGCAGGTGCAGGCCGACCGGCTCTCCTCCCCCGTTCACGTCCCGTCACCACCGAAAGGGAGCACCAGCATCTGCAGAGCTATGGCGTAGACCTTCGCCGTGGCATGTTCACCACcgtgggaggccggccggcccctagGCCGGCCTGGCCTCTCCGCGCTGCTATAAATTCCGACAATGGTGACATTCCTCGACGCACCACATGCTCAGGTTTGCATTCTCCATCCTGATCACGAGCATCTCCTCTCCCTTCCAGAGTTCCTTTGCTTAATTAGGCTCTTTTGAGTTAATCAAGTGGagaactcaagtgctagctcaaccaAAAACAAATAATTTCTGTAGGGtttagtgaagttcataaatctgaaaaataccaaaaatatttcccttgAATAAAATCATGGAACGCTGAACGACAAGCGTTGTGGTGGTTTAACGCCCAGCAAGAACGACTAACCTTCCTCTTAATTGTCATATCCTTCGAGTATTGTGTGCTAACATTTTGCAGGAACCATGTTCGAGAAAGCCAAAGAAAAGATCAAGAGGATGTTCTCAAAGAGCTCGAGGAGCTCACAGAGTTCATCTTCCTCGCGGGATACTATGTCGGTCGACTCCGGTCGCCATACAAATGTGTCCTGGGAGGAAGAGGAACCTCCAGTAGTCCCAAAGCCTCGTCTCCGCATCAGGTGTCTGACGATGGTCGAGCAGATCGCCGTCAAGAACGACTACAAACGGGAGGCCCTGGAGCTACTGAAGAAGCAGAATTTTGGCCATGCCAAGAGGTTCGAATGTCGCTTCCTCATGAAGACAGGACTCAAGCAGGACATGAACAATGCCCTCACTACCGTCAGATGGGAGAACTTCGCCGACATTGTTGAGCCAGGTTCGCAACACTTAACTGTGGAGTTTCTGATTTCTCTTGCCGTTGAAGAAACCGGTGctgaaactaaggtttattTCCATCTCTTCAATGAACAATTTGAAATGAAACTAAAAGACTTTAGCATCGCGTTGGGCTTTCATAAAAGATGCATCCTTGACCCCAATGAGCTTGCTAAGAAACATCGTTATGACCGAAATTCATGGTGGAGTGCAATATCAAATGAACCGGTGAGTAGCAAAAACAGCATAGTCTCCATCCATAATCCTACCCTGAGGTTCCTAGCCAAGTGGCTCGCCATGGTCGTGCACCCGCGTGCAGACCTTCGCCTCTGCAGCTTGCCCGAGCTACAGTACTTGTACGCCATGGCAAAGCAAATCCGCTGCTCTCCAGTCAGAACCATGCTCGCTCACTAGCAGAAATGATCTCTGGCAAAAGCCCCATCGATATGACCTCTCTGGTCACTCGTATTGCGAGGTACATTGGTGTGATGGATAATGCCGAGGTCACCTTCATGCCAGAGACCGAGGCATTCAGGTACGAGGTTGACCTCGAGCACTTCGTGCAGGGACACATGATGTGCGAAGGGCCCAGGAACtctatctttatgtgttaccccgggTATGATAGGGAGATTGAGCTTCCACGCccaagactctctctctctctacgtAGTGAAAAGCCTAACCTTGCAGATGGAGAAGAAAGAGCCCGCGTGACAGGAGTGTTGAAGGTCCACAGACGAGAAGCAGAACCCGGCTGGACCAACAAGCCGGAGCAGGACCATCACGTCAAGCACCCCCGGCCCCCACCACTGCACAGCCCGGACCATCTACTcagaacatgagcttcgagcAAGCATATGGGTACTATGCCTATGGCAACCCGAGCTCGTTCCAGGCCGGCAACAGTGGGTATGCTGGTGATCAGGGACCTTACTACCCCCCAGGTATGCATTCATCTTATGGTCCACAGGTGGGTCCTTCGGCATCAGCACGCTTCACCTATGAGGACCCGATCATACAGAGCATCTCCGACCTCTCGAGCCAGATCACCACACTTggcacacagcagcagcagatgcaggaCACCATAGCACACACACCAAGCTGGCGCAAGCAGAGTTGGGGGCTGACTTCGGCCATGCATTACAACGTCTCCAACATGTTCATCCACATGGGGCTGGATCATCAACCATCCCAGCCGTACTATCAGCATCAGCAGTACGAGCAACCTAAACAAGaggacaatgatgatgagaatgaggaggaggaagaggaggacccCGACGAGAAGGATCCAGACTCTGATGAGGAGGATTGAGCTTCTTCGAAGCTTGGGGGGTCGTACCACCAGGTAAGTCACCACATCTCGCCCGTTTTTCAGTAGCCATGCCATAATAATTACGcatataaaataataataataataataatctcttttgagtggaaatccgtgtaagctcttgctttggaaatgatgaatagttgctctgttcatgcctcgtatgtgcctcgtttatagctttttactctcctaaTACATGAGCTAGTTGGCACATTTTAGTTCCACTAAAAAATGGTGGagtggaggcatgagtttaattttcgaagtctaagttgttgtgggattcgagatagcccaaaccggatttaaaactgcttgctctagtagggaacctctcggaatcttttgaaaattaaaatttggTGAAGGTTGCCCACATGGTTATAATGACCCATCCAGAGCCTCTCGTGCTATTTAAACCGAAATGAGCCTATCTTGAGTTATCATGAGCTTTATTTTAAATATTTTCACACTAGCAATTAATATCCCTTAATGGAAagctaaattttaaatttactaAGAATTTTGGAAGGATAGAAA from Panicum virgatum strain AP13 chromosome 9K, P.virgatum_v5, whole genome shotgun sequence encodes:
- the LOC120647952 gene encoding uncharacterized protein LOC120647952, with product MGASVSVMPKVVYDCLNHHALAPTAMCLQLVDQSVRYSAGVAENIPVKIRNFLIPVDFVVLDMEVDTKTPLILGRPFLSTANASIDVGTGEIQLNINGQKETFTFKPKVEQCSQVKTINRKKKSEKKPEKPSIPPIKALIKYVESLLDSRGGEAN